The Besnoitia besnoiti strain Bb-Ger1 chromosome IV, whole genome shotgun sequence genome contains a region encoding:
- a CDS encoding SAG-related sequence (encoded by transcript BESB_057350), which translates to MEVLSCELNHVLQDFFNAGARKPRRGPYFSGRAELVALMCCVIVAIHSFSLISALGTEETSMCVEVDNVTTCTCAAQPSRSEKTSTATISQEKNTLKMVCKEGLKCAPAELTGSIACVGGTDDLTECKGSTSSTKHDSCLDVKDILTGTTSSIQWKDTTAQGRAKDQSRSLTVPPETIPFVDEKFVVGCISSTSSSTTSCKVDVKIEARATAKNDQTVVCAYGARSNQTRQAVTLSPSQNSFTLVCGDKGEVLPKAYAQTYCSPDSKDASETCSGDYTTILAGYEDKWWSADDKARSFTLSVPADKFPSKAAKLLVGCRQEYPLSEDKKNAPAEGSTVCSVDVFIEANASSSLSVGSSGAYPVFATVGTVVAFTTSHA; encoded by the coding sequence ATGGAGGTTCTCTCCTGCGAGCTTAACCACGTGCTCCAGGACTTTTTCAATGCCGGGGCGAGAAAGCCTCGACGAGGACCATATTTTTCAGGTCGAGCAGAGCTGGTGGCGCTGATGTGTTGTGTCATTGTAGCTATTCATTCGTTTTCCCTGATCAGCGCATTGGGGACCGAGGAAACCTCAATGTGTGTGGAGGTTGACAACGTCACCACGTGCACATGCGCAGCACAGCCTTCCCGATCTGAGAAGACTTCGACGGCGACCATTTCCCAGGAGAAGAATACGTTGAAAATGGTCTGCAAAGAAGGTCTCAAGTGCGCACCCGCCGAGTTGACGGGCTCCATCGCTTGCGTAGGGGGCACGGACGACCTGACAGAATGCAAAGGCAGCACCAGCAGTACCAAACACGACTCGTGCTTAGACGTTAAGGATATTCTTACTGGAACCACTTCCAGCATTCAGTGGAAAGACACTACAGCACAGGGCAGAGCCAAAGACCAATCCAGATCCCTCACAGTCCCGCCGGAGACCATCCCTTTTGTCGATGAAAAGTTCGTTGTCGGCTGCATCTCGTCTACGAGCAGCTCTACAACGAGCTGTAAGGTTGACGTGAAGATTGAGGCGAGGGCAACGGCGAAAAACGACCAAACTGTCGTGTGCGCCTACGGGGCGCGCAGCAATCAAACACGCCAAGCTGTCACGCTGAGCCCTTCCCAAAACAGCTTCACTTTAGTGTGTGGAGATAAGGGGGAGGTCTTACCCAAGGCATACGCACAGACGTATTGCTCTCCAGACTCGAAGGATGCCAGCGAGACTTGCAGCGGAGACTACACAACGATCCTTGCTGGCTATGAAGACAAGTGGTGGAGCGCAGACGACAAGGCCCGCTCCTTCACGCTTTCAGTGCCGGCCGACAAGTTCCCATCAAAGGCGGCGAAACTGTTGGTCGGATGCCGGCAGGAGTATCCGCTCAGTGAAGACAAGAAAAATGCACCAGCAGAAGGATCCACCGTTTGTAGTGTTGATGTGTTTATCGAAGCTAATGCATCCTCTTCATTGTCTGTGGGGTCATCAGGGGCGTACCCAGTGTTTGCAACTGTTGGCACAGTCGTCGCGTTCACCACTTCCCATGCAtag
- a CDS encoding SAG-related sequence (encoded by transcript BESB_057380), with protein MYAKPPAFVRSPRGARLRYCSSYQVGLMVLLSSMGLIALSVHTTFSHVRALASETKLVPECILSGKVTTCTCDVTKTVAEGKAQAAILSQTNNGIKLECKSGLECAPKGLSQTVCTAEDESLSACSVALHTLLADNQKNVTWTDCAQREIPAASTCKTLSVPQDNFPFIDERFAVGCADGNNSNQKICKVAVTVTARPSVTEGQTVRCAYGANSNQSRQSVTLSPSKNNFTLVCGEKGEVLPKKYDQAYCPAELKGDQEACDGNYKSILPGYEEQWWEKRDEGKSYTLSIPADKFPKEQSKIVVGCQQKTQQTESKVTGEGVSGPTLCAVDVTIEAGASPSLSAVSSRISLMLLGSGIAAAATQGI; from the coding sequence ATGTACGCTAAACCTCCCGCCTTCGTCCGCTCTCCACGAGGTGCGCGACTGAGATACTGTTCGTCTTATCAGGTCGGACTGATGGTGTTGCTTTCTTCCATGGGTTTGATCGCTCTGTCTGTTCACACAACATTTTCTCACGTGCGGGCTCTGGCATCGGAAACAAAGCTAGTCCCCGAATGTATCCTGAGTGGCAAGGTGACCACCTGCACGTGCGATGTTACAAAAACCGTCGCAGAGGGGAAGGCTCAGGCTGCCATTTTATCGCAGACGAACAATGGAATCAAGTTAGAATGCAAGTCAGGTTTGGAATGCGCGCCGAAGGGTCTTAGCCAAACGGTGTGTActgcggaggacgagagtttaagcgcctgcagcgtcgcCCTTCACACGCTTCTCGCCGACAACCAGAAGAACGTAACATGGACAGACtgtgcgcagagagagattCCAGCGGCATCGACGTGCAAGACTCTCTCAGTCCCTCAGGATAACTTTCCATTCATCGACGAACGCTTTGCTGTTGGCTGTGCTGACGGCAATAACAGCAACCAGAAGATTTGTAAAGTTGCTGTGACGGTGACGGCGAGACCGTCCGTTACAGAGGGCCAGACCGTCAGGTGTGCCTACGGAGCCAACAGCAACCAGTCGCGTCAGTCCGTGACGCTGAGTCCCTCCAAGAACAACTTCACCCTGGTgtgcggcgagaagggagaggTGCTGCCGAAAAAGTACGACCAGGCTTATTGCCCAGCGGAACTGAAGGGCGATCAAGAGGCGTGCGACGGCAACTACAAGTCTATTTTGCCTGGCTACGAAGAGCAGTGGTGGGAGAAACGGGATGAGGGCAAATCGTACACGCTTTCGATTCCGGCTGATAAGTTCCCGAAGGAGCAGTCGAAGATTGTGGTCGGCTGCCAGCAGAAGACACAACAGACCGAGAGCAAGGTGACAGGGGAAGGCGTATCAGGCCCAACCCTGTGTGCTGTTGATGTGACGAtcgaggccggcgcctctccatCACTGTCTGCAGTGAGTTCTCGTATCTCTCTGATGCTTTTGGGATCTGGTATTGCGGCCGCCGCAACGCAAGGCATTTGA
- a CDS encoding SAG-related sequence (encoded by transcript BESB_057370): protein MLAGIVGLFVYTHSSIVGALAEVPRATPCPKVGNETTCSCDVQEGRTGEKLFSAALSREANALEVDCQRDLICAPKGLEKSTVCSAEASNWTACDLDLNKLLANNTAQVTWTECAKKDKIAEGQCKTLSIPRENFPYADEQFTVGCTQGEITKCKVTVSVTARPSVTEGDTVTCAYGASSNPSHQAVTLSPSKNSFTLVCGEKGTVLPTNYQTSFCSPGSEDAKKSCEGDYQTILPGYEGNWWHSDSNANTFTLSIPADKFPTEEAKIMVGCHQKQQLSAEQKSAQGASSPTLVPWPWRTPRELNPALGMRRHSVRLPETSFLEGHAEALGCVASESETVCTCDNKTQLTTPLVASLSDKRNVLNLECRDGLHYAPDGLSRKKVCDANSSTLKCGEDNGPPCMDIDDLLAGSPTNVQWTEVKKKATGQPKSLTIPPENIPYIDGHFVVGCLDSASNETPKCKVAVTVEARASLTDGQTVTCAYGASSNPSHQAVTLSPSKNSFTLVCGEKGTVLPTNYQTSFCSPGSEDAKKSCEGDYQTILPGYEGKWWEKREGAESYTLSIPVDKFPKEQARIVVGCEQKDERANVKNTAPSGKGPTVCSVDVTIEAGASASPSSLPASADAVLSGAAALVGLIRS from the exons ATGCTTGCAGGTATAGTGGGACTTTTTGTCTATACGCACTCTTCCATCGTCGGAGCTCTGGCTGAGGTCCCAAGAGCCACCCCGTGCCCGAAAGTAGGCAACGAGACCACGTGCTCTTGCGACGTACAGGAGGGCAGGACAGGTGAGAAGCtgttctccgccgccctctcgaGAGAGGCAAACGCGCTGGAGGTGGACTGCCAACGGGACTTGATATGTGCTCCGAAAGGGTTGGAAAAGAGCACTGTGTGCTCCGCGGAAGCTAGCAACTGGACAGCTTGCGACCTCGATCTTAACAAGCTTCTCGCCAACAACACGGCGCAAGTAACATGGACAGAATGCGCAAAGAAAGACAAGATAGCGGAAGGCCAGTGTAAGACCCTATCTATTCCACGCGAAAATTTCCCGTACGCCGATGAGCAGTTTACAGTCGGATGTACCCAGGGTGAAATTACCAAGTGCAAAGTGACAGTCTCGGTGACGGCAAGACCTTCCGTCACAGAAGGAGACACCGTCACGTGTGCCtacggcgccagcagcaatCCCTCTCACCAAGCTGTGACTTTAAGTCCATCCAAGAACAGCTTCACGCTGGTCTGTGGAGAGAAGGGAACGGTGTTGCCGACCAACTACCAGACGTCATTTTGTTCCCCAGGGTCAGAGGACGCAAAGAAGTCTTGCGAAGGTGACTACCAGACTATTCTCCCGGGATACGAAGGGAACTGGTGGCACAGTGACAGCAATGCCAATACGTTCACTCTCTCGATTCCAGCGGACAAATTTCCGACCGAAGAAGCAAAGATTATGGTCGGGTGCCAccagaagcagcagctgagcGCAGAGCAAAAGAGCGCACAGGGCGCATCGAGTCCCACG CTGGTGCCGTGGCCTTGGCGCACTCCGCGTGAGCTGAATCCCGCTCTTGGAATGAGGAGGCACTCCGTGAGGCTGCCTGAAACGTCTTTTTTGGAAGGTCATG CTGAAGCGCTCGGCTGCGTGGcaagcgagagcgagaccgTATGCACGTGCGACAATAAAACCCAGCTGACAACTCCTCTGGTCGCAAGTCTCTCTGACAAGAGGAATGTGCTCAACCTGGAGTGCAGAGATGGACTGCATTATGCTCCAGATGGACTATCACGCAAGAAGGTGTGCGATGCGAACTCTTCTACCCTCAAGTGTGGCGAAGATAACGGCCCCCCATGTATGGACATTGACGACCTCCTCGCAGGATCCCCGACCAACGTCCAGTGGACGGAAGTTAAGAAGAAAGCAACGGGGCAACCCAAGAGCCTGACAATCCCACCGGAAAACATTCCCTATATTGATGGGCACTTTGTGGTCGGCTGCTTGGACTCAGCGAGCAATGAAACGCCCAAGTGCAAAGTCGCTGTGACGGTGGAGGCCAGAGCTAGTTTGACAGACGGTCAGACTGTCACGTGTGCCtacggcgccagcagcaatCCCTCTCACCAAGCTGTGACTTTGAGTCCATCCAAGAACAGCTTTACTTTGGTGtgcggagagaagggaaCGGTGTTGCCGACCAACTACCAGACGTCATTTTGTTCCCCAGGGTCAGAGGACGCAAAGAAGTCTTGCGAAGGTGACTACCAGACTATTCTTCCGGGATACGAAGGAAAGTGGtgggagaagcgcgagggtGCCGAATCGTATACTCTTTCCATTCCGGTCGACAAGTTCCCGAAGGAGCAGGCGAGGATTGTGGTCGGATGCGAACAGAAGGACGAGAGAGCCAATGTCAAGAACACAGCACCAAGTGGTAAAGGTCCTACTGTGTGCAGCGTAGATGTGACCatcgaggcaggcgcgtctgcatCCCCGTCGTCActgccggcgtcggcggacGCGGTGCTTTCCGGGGCTGCTGCACTCGTCGGTCTCATTCGTTCGTAA
- a CDS encoding SAG-related sequence (encoded by transcript BESB_057390) gives MDSLSRMTYTELRAPAAAPSRRLQWSSSLATRRHAVVLVSFVCTVFLFCDAVDAVAAKVTPGCGGSDKGAVCTCDETSKAENPLTVIISEGKNTLHLQCKEPLVYAPDLLKKKTVGNAENTTLKCTGGEQTSSCIDIDQLLFGSPTDVHWTDATPLEKADGQSKSLTIPSENLPYVDGQFVVGCTEKGGGNPKCRVAVTVKARASVADGQTVTCAYGTSSNTSHQTVTLSQAKNSFTLVCGEKGAVLPTNYKAAYCSSEIKDGEDTCGGDYKTMLPGYAEKWWKTDAQRNSFAFSIPVDEFPKNEANMVVGCQQKPSSGGEGIPEGVSGSTVCSVEVTIDPSASSSIITRVEGVRFLFVVAPTLAAIASV, from the coding sequence ATGGACTCACTCTCGCGTATGACGTACACCGAATTACGAGCtcccgctgcagctccttcgAGGCGGCTGCAATGGAGCTCATCGTTGGCCACTCGACGACATGCAGTGGTTTTAGTGTCATTTGTTTGCACGGTTTTTCTGTTCTGCGATGCCGTAGATGCAGTGGCTGCCAAAGTAACTCCCGGCTGTGGTGGGAGTGACAAAGGTGCCGTATGCACCTGCGATGAAACCTCCAAAGCTGAGAACCCACTGACGGTGATCATATCAGAGGGGAAGAATACGCTCCATCTGCAGTGCAAGGAGCCCCTGGTTTATGCCCCAGACCTATTGAAAAAGAAGACAGTAGGCAATGCAGAGAATACAACCTTGAAATGcaccggcggcgagcagacgTCTTCATGTATTGACATCGACCAGCTGCTCTTTGGATCCCCAACCGACGTTCATTGGACGGACGCCACACCGCTTGAGAAAGCAGACGGACAATCCAAGAGCCTGACCATTCCATCAGAAAACCTTCCGTACGTTGACGGGCAATTTGTAGTTGGTTGCACTGAGAAAGGAGGAGGAAACCCCAAGTGTAGAGTCGCCGTGACTGTGAAGGCCAGAGCTAGCGTGGCAGACGGTCAGACTGTCACTTGCGCCTACGGCACCAGCAGCAACACTTCTCACCAGACTGTGACTTTGAGCCAAGCCAAGAACAGCTTCACTCTGGTCTGTGGAGAAAAGGGAGCGGTGTTGCCGACGAACTACAAAGCTGCGTACTGCTCCTCGGAAATAAAGGACGGGGAAGACACTTGCGGTGGAGACTATAAGACCATGCTTCCTGGCTATGCGGAGAAGTGGTGGAAAACAGATGCCCAACGCAACTCCTTTGCATTTTCGATTCCCGTTGACGAGTTCCCGAAAAATGAGGCAAATATGGTGGTTGGTTGTCAGCAGAAGCCGTCATCCGGAGGCGAGGGAATTCCAGAAGGCGTATCAGGCTCAACGGTATGTAGTGTTGAAGTGACTATCGATCCTAGTGCATCCTCATCCATAATTACGAGGGTGGAAGGCGTGCGCTTTTTGTTCGTTGTTGCCCCAACGCTTGCCGCAATCGCCAGCGTGTAG
- a CDS encoding SAG-related sequence (encoded by transcript BESB_057340), with the protein MALFSMMQSARTLAFFLACLVALTNCASLKTIGVPAESPKNECVPGDKDTVCTCDPAAGEEPLSATLSQEKNVLKMVCKPKMACAPEEMQDTVCQAEQTELTGCQLKLSDLLAEDATSVAWEAEKVKAKENGETKSLTIPTQNFPYSDQRFAVGCTGENKKCKVVVTVEARPTVTDGQTVTCAYGASSNTSHQAVTLSPSNNSFTLVCGEKGDVLPATYETTYCVSGSTDAAETCDEKWTSVFADYDSKWWKNPEGTNSFTLSIPTDKFPSEQKKVMVGCQQKQPMEDHKKTAAVSGSVCRVDVTINASSPPSSSVAWGMLPGLMGGFVIAVFPRLV; encoded by the coding sequence ATGGCTCTGTTCTCGATGATGCAGAGTGCACGCACTCtggcgttttttctcgcgtgtTTGGTTGCACTGACTAACTGCGCATCACTTAAAACCATAGGAGTGCCGGCCGAATCGCCAAAAAACGAGTGCGTGCCGGGTGACAAGGACACAGTATGTACGTGCGATCCCGCCGCTGGTGAAGAACCGCTCTCAGCAACTCTGTCGCAGGAAAAAAACGTCCTCAAGATGGTCTGCAAACCCAAGATGGCATGCGCTCCAGAGGAGATGCAGGACACTGTCTGCCAAGCGGAACAAACCGAACTGACCGGCTGCCAGCTCAAACTGAGCGACCTCCTTGCCGAAGACGCGACAAGCGTAGCGTGGGAGGCCGAGAAagtgaaggcgaaggagaacgGCGAGACAAAGAGCCTAACTATTCCGACCCAGAATTTTCCTTACTCCGATCAACGATTTGCTGTGGGTTGCACAGGAGAGAACAAGAAGTGCAAAGTTGTCGTCACTGTGGAGGCCAGGCCGACGGTGACAGACGGACAGACTGTCACGTGCGCGTACGGTGCCAGCAGCAATACTTCTCACCAAGCTGTGACGCTGAGTCCATCGAACAACAGCTTCACTCTGGTGTgcggagagaaaggagacgtGTTGCCAGCGACTTACGAAACAACTTACTGCGTCTCAGGGTCGACTGACGCGGCAGAGACCTGCGATGAGAAGTGGACGTCAGTTTTCGCTGATTACGATAGCAAGTGGTGGAAGAATCCCGAAGGCACCAATTCGTTTACACTTTCAATTCCTACGGACAAGTTTCCGTCCGAGCAGAAGAAGGTTATGGTCGGATGTCAGCAGAAGCAGCCTATGGAGGACCACAAGAAGACGGCGGCTGTATCCGGTTCTGTCTGCCGCGTGGACGTGACAATTAAcgcttcctctcccccgTCATCGTCAGTGGCGTGGGGTATGTTGCCAGGGCTTATGGGGGGATTTGTGATCGCTGTTTTTCCTCGTCTAGTTTGA
- a CDS encoding SAG-related sequence (encoded by transcript BESB_057360) yields the protein MASTLSSASQAASGSIQGKVRRSCLFSPAKFALLVLTATLVIYPGCQSFSTTRAVTAETGATGCVEDGNKTMCTCAEQSVKENGKGMSAVLSKGQNMLTLDCQGKLEFAPKAADNIVCSPQEEFPGCKLDLHTLLSGNPTDVNWTECEPKAKKEGKCKALSIPQERLPFTDQQFAVGCVSADNQKKCRVAVTMKARASLTEGQTVTCAYGAGSNQLHQTVKLNPTHNSFTLVCGEKGEVFPQKYDETFCTSEPKGNEEACSGNYQSVLPGYEKDWWKEDKKARSFTFSIPVDQFPREPTKIIVGCQQRLQEPHSEQQRDRDEASGPTVCNVEVTVDAAAPLSARAGGVTRFLACVGMFAMPQLFA from the coding sequence ATGGCGTCTACCCTTAGCTCTGCATCTCAGGCTGCCTCTGGCTCAATTCAAGGAAAGGTCAGGAGGAGTTGTTTGTTTTCTCCAGCGAAATTCGCCTTGCTCGTGCTCACGGCCACTTTGGTGATTTACCCCGGTTGCCAATCGTTTTCAACGACTCGAGCAGTGACCGCAGAAACAGGGGCTACAGGTTGTGTTGAGGATGGCAACAAGACTATGTGCACATGCGCCGAACAGAGCGTCAAGGAAAATGGAAAAGGCATGTCCGCTGTCCTGTCAAAAGGCCAGAATATGCTCACACTGGACTGCCAGGGAAAGCTAGAGTTTGCGCCCAAAGCGGCAGACAACATTGTCTGCTCTCCACAGGAGGAGTTCCCTGGGTGCAAACTCGACCTCCACACACTCCTCTCCGGCAACCCGACCGACGTAAACTGGACAGAATGCGAACCTAAGGCCAAAAAAGAAGGCAAATGCAAGGCTCTTTCCATCCCGCAGGAGAGGCTCCCTTTCACTGACCAACAGTTTGCTGTTGGTTGCGTCAGTGCCGACAATCAGAAGAAGTGCAGAGTTGCAGTGACGATGAAGGCGAGGGCTAGCTTGACCGAAGGGCAAACAGTCACTTGTGCCTACGGAGCCGGTAGCAACCAGTTGCACCAAACTGTAAAGCTAAACCCGACACACAACAGCTTCACTCTGGTGtgcggagagaagggagaggtGTTCCCGCAGAAGTACGACGAGACTTTTTGTACATCTGAGCCGAAGGGGAATGAGGAAGCCTGCAGTGGCAACTACCAGTCTGTTCTTCCTGGCTACGAGAAAGATTGGTGGAAGGAAGATAAAAAAGCGAGGTCGTTTACTTTTTCCATCCCGGTGGATCAGTTTCCGAGAGAGCCGACGAAGATTATCGTTGGATGCCAGCAGAGACTGCAGGAGCCGCACAGCGAGCAACAGAGGGATAGGGATGAAGCCTCAGGTCCAACTGTGTGTAACGTTGAGGTGACGGTCGACGCCGCTGCTCCGTTGTCTGCCAGGGCTGGCGGTGTGACACGTTTTCTAGCGTGCGTTGGTATGTTTGCAATGCCGCAGCTCTTCGCGTGA
- a CDS encoding SAG-related sequence (encoded by transcript BESB_057330), with the protein MASGGCSASLAASGTTKGKKQWKDSSFPLAKLVPLSILASLVICFGFQSFSTVRAVTAQTVTTDCVPEDNKTTCSCEEQGVKESGKQLSAILSKDRSVLTVDCKGALKFAPKVAADNRVCSAQEDLPACTLSLHKLLAGNSPDVNWTECETNGKTKGECKSLSIPQERLPFTDQQFAVGCVSADNQKKCRVAVTMKARASLTEGQTVTCAYGAGSNQLHQTVKLNPTHNSFTLVCGEKGEVFPQKYDETFCTSEPKGNEEACSGNYQSVLPGYEKDWWKEDKKARSFTFSIPVDQFPREPTKIIVGCQHSEKSSTDQESDEEVPAPTACSVDVTIESRASALSAAIIGELSLLWGVSAVAFFTCTY; encoded by the coding sequence ATGGCGTCTGGTGGTTGCTCTGCATCTCTGGCTGCCTCCGGCACAACCAAGGGAAAAAAACAATGGAAAGATTCTTCGTTTCCTCTAGCGAAACTAGTCCCGTTGTCCATATTGGCATCTTTGGTTATTTGCTTCGGTTTCCAGTCGTTTTCAACCGTTCGAGCAGTGACCGCACAGACAGTGACCACCGATTGCGTTCCGGAAGACAACAAGACTACGTGCTCGTGCGAGGAACAAGGCGTCAAGGAAAGTGGAAAACAGCTCTCCGCTATCCTGTCGAAAGACAGGAGTGTGCTGACGGTGGACTGTAAAGGGGCTCTGAAGTTTGCACCGAAAGTTGCGGCAGACAACCGTGTCTGCTCTGCGCAGGAGGACTTACCTGCCTGCACGCTCAGTCTTCACAAGCTTCTCGCCGGAAACTCGCCTGACGTAAATTGGACAGAGTGCGAAACCAACGGCAAAACAAAAGGCGAGTGCAAGAGTCTCTCTATCCCGCAAGAGAGGCTCCCTTTCACTGACCAACAGTTTGCTGTTGGTTGCGTCAGTGCCGACAATCAGAAGAAGTGCAGAGTTGCAGTGACGATGAAGGCGAGGGCTAGCTTGACCGAAGGGCAAACAGTCACTTGTGCCTACGGAGCCGGTAGCAACCAGTTGCACCAAACTGTAAAGCTAAACCCGACACACAACAGCTTCACTCTGGTGtgcggagagaagggagaggtGTTCCCGCAGAAGTACGACGAGACTTTTTGTACATCTGAGCCGAAGGGGAATGAGGAAGCCTGCAGTGGCAACTACCAGTCTGTTCTTCCTGGCTACGAGAAAGATTGGTGGAAGGAGGATAAAAAAGCGAGGTCGTTTACTTTTTCTATCCCGGTGGATCAGTTTCCGAGAGAGCCGACGAAGATTATCGTTGGATGCCAGCACAGCGAGAAGTCAAGCACAGAccaggagagcgacgaggaggtaCCTGCGCCGACAGCGTGTAGCGTTGATGTAACTATAGAGTCGAGGGCCTCagcgctgtctgcggcgaTTATCGGTGAACTCTCTCTGCTTTGGGGGGTTAGTGCTGTTGCCTTCTTTACGTGTACCTATTGA